The Fictibacillus phosphorivorans genomic sequence ATTCAAGCCCAAATTTTAGATTTGATGCGTGACCTACAAGATAAAACAGGTACAGCAATTATCTTGATCACACATGATTTAGGTGTTGTAGCAAACTTGGCTCAACGAGTTGCCGTAATGTATGGAGGCATGGTAGTTGAGACAGGTACGGTTGATGAGATTTTCTATAAACCGAAGCATCCATATACATGGGGATTGCTTGCATCAATGCCTAAAATCAACTCAGAATCTAAAGAACTATTAGCTATTCCTGGTACACCGCCTGATCTAATGAATCCTCCGAAAGGATGTCCATTTGCAGCGCGTTGTCCATATGCCATGGAAGTATGTGTGGAACATATGCCTGAAGCAACTGATGTTACTTCATCACATAAAGCAGCTTGCTGGTTACTTGATGAGCGAGCTCCAAAAGTTGAACCGCCTGAAGAGGCATTAGTTGGAGGTGCTCGTTAATGTCAGTAGTAGAAAGAGAAAAATTATTAGAAGTTAAAAACCTTAAAAAGTATTTTCCGGCTGGGAAAAAAGGTGTCTTAAAAGCTGTAGATGATGTGTCCTTTGATATCTATAAAGGTGAAACATTAGGACTTGTAGGTGAGTCTGGCTGTGGTAAATCTACGACAGGTCGTACGATCATCCGTCTTTATGATGCTACTGAAGGTGAAGTAGTATATGAAGGTGTAGATGTTCATGATAAAAAATCTCGTTCTGAATTAAAGAAGTTTAACCGTAAAATGCAAATGATCTTCCAAGATCCGTACGCTTCTCTAAATCCGCGAATGACGGTTAAGGATATCATTGCTGAAGGAATCGATATTCATGATTTGGCAAAAACAAAGAAAGATCGTGAAAATCGTGTTTATGAACTACTTGAAACAGTTGGATTAAATAAAGAGCACGCAAACCGTTATCCACATGAATTCTCAGGTGGGCAGCGTCAACGTATCGGGATTGCTCGTGCACTAGCGGTAGATCCAGATTTCATCATTGCCGACGAACCAATTTCAGCTCTAGACGTATCCATTCAAGCGCAAGTTGTTAACTTGATGATGGAACTGCAAAAAGAGCGTGGACTTACTTACCTATTTATTGCCCATGATCTATCTATGGTTAAACATATATCCGATCGTGTAGGTGTAATGTACCTAGGTAACATTGTAGAGCTTACAACAAGTGATGAGCTTTATGAAGAGCCGCTTCACCCGTATACACAAGCTCTTTTATCAGCGATTCCGGTTCCGGATCCTGAACTTGAAAGAAGCCGTGAACGTATCATCTTAGAGGGAGATGTTCCTAGTCCGATCAATCCTCCAAGTGGTTGCCGTTTCCGTACTCGTTGCCCACATGCAATGGATGTGTGTGCAGCTGTTAAACCTAAATGGCAAGAAGCTAGAGAAGGACATTGGGTAGCATGTCACTTATATGATGATGAAACAATGAAACAAGGGCAACACTAATACACAAAAAAAGCAGTTTCTCTAATGATAGAGAGCTGCTTTTTTTGATTCTTTTAATTTATTCATTGCTCCGACGAGCCAGATTGAACCTTGTACGAGTAGAAGAAGTGTAGTTAAAAGCCCATCAAAGAATATGAGTTTACTAGTGTTGAAATAGGCAAGTTGTTTTAAGGAGCTTTCAATCGTTAAAGAGAGTATGGGTAAAGAGTAGCCAAAGAACATAAGAATAGCTATGATAAAACCTACTATATAAAGAGATGCAAATCGTTTAGTCTGTTTGACTTCAGACTCTGGAATTTCATCCAGTCTTGAGTCGTTTCTTTTTAGTCGTTGAGTAATATAGATTTTTGCATTCTCGTGCAAATTACTTATGTTAAGTCGATTTGTTAAGACGTAGTATAAATCCGTCCGTAAAAATACGAAAAAATGCCAACAAAATTTAAATGCTAAGATCAAAGTTATTAACTTCGCATATGACACTAAGAAAGAATTTGAGGAAGATAGTTGAACCACGAGAGCACTAAACAACAAAACACTGTCAAACATGATTCCCCCAAAGAATGCTACATATCGCTGTTTCTTGTTTATCGACCATAAGTTTGTCATATTCGCTTCTACAACTAGCCAGTACATCCTTAAGCTAAGTTGAAACTTAACAGGCACATTAAACTTGGAAGCTGCTAAAAAATGCCCAAATTCATGAATGAAAGTTAAAAACCAAGAAGTTAAAAATACGATTAAAAAATTTATTCCCATATAATCCAAAAGGAAAAAATCATTCGTATGGGGTGTTATCTTTGGGTTCATGAAAATAAGCAGAAGCGATGTTAGGAATAATAAGCCATAAACCATGTAGGCTATACGGTTAAAAAATAAATGAGATACAAAATCAATTATTTTCGAATTTGATTTTTGTGTACTATCCTTTAATAATTGTTGATCATCCACTTTGAATACTAGATCTAACTCTATTAAGGTTTCAATAAAATCTAAAACATCTACTTCTGGATTCATTTTTTGAGTTGCTTCTATTGTATTCGTTCCATTACACATTTTGATAACTTCTACCGCTTCACTAGGAACTTTAATATAGTTCTCAGTTTGAGGATCCCCGATGATATATTCCTCTCCATCTTCTTGTATAGAAAGCTTTAATAATACTATGGAATTGTTGTTTATATTCATGAGAACACATCCTCTACTTGAGCCATTTGAATTAATTCTTTAAATGAGACAGGTTCTTTAAAGATGTGTGGATTTGAACAAGTCGGACAATTGGTAGCTTTCAAGATGGGAAAC encodes the following:
- a CDS encoding ABC transporter ATP-binding protein; this translates as MSVVEREKLLEVKNLKKYFPAGKKGVLKAVDDVSFDIYKGETLGLVGESGCGKSTTGRTIIRLYDATEGEVVYEGVDVHDKKSRSELKKFNRKMQMIFQDPYASLNPRMTVKDIIAEGIDIHDLAKTKKDRENRVYELLETVGLNKEHANRYPHEFSGGQRQRIGIARALAVDPDFIIADEPISALDVSIQAQVVNLMMELQKERGLTYLFIAHDLSMVKHISDRVGVMYLGNIVELTTSDELYEEPLHPYTQALLSAIPVPDPELERSRERIILEGDVPSPINPPSGCRFRTRCPHAMDVCAAVKPKWQEAREGHWVACHLYDDETMKQGQH
- a CDS encoding M50 family metallopeptidase, producing MNINNNSIVLLKLSIQEDGEEYIIGDPQTENYIKVPSEAVEVIKMCNGTNTIEATQKMNPEVDVLDFIETLIELDLVFKVDDQQLLKDSTQKSNSKIIDFVSHLFFNRIAYMVYGLLFLTSLLLIFMNPKITPHTNDFFLLDYMGINFLIVFLTSWFLTFIHEFGHFLAASKFNVPVKFQLSLRMYWLVVEANMTNLWSINKKQRYVAFFGGIMFDSVLLFSALVVQLSSSNSFLVSYAKLITLILAFKFCWHFFVFLRTDLYYVLTNRLNISNLHENAKIYITQRLKRNDSRLDEIPESEVKQTKRFASLYIVGFIIAILMFFGYSLPILSLTIESSLKQLAYFNTSKLIFFDGLLTTLLLLVQGSIWLVGAMNKLKESKKAALYH